From a single Pseudomonas sp. A34-9 genomic region:
- the murD gene encoding UDP-N-acetylmuramoyl-L-alanine--D-glutamate ligase gives MSLIASDHFRIVVGLGKSGMSLVRFLANRGTSFAVADTRENPPELATLKRDYPHVEVRCGELDVEFLCRADELYVSPGLALATPALQAAAARGVKLSGDIELFARNAQAPIVAISGSNAKSTVTTLVGEMAAAAGIRVAVGGNLGTPALDLLSDDVELYVMELSSFQLETTDQLNAEVATVLNISEDHMDRYSGLPAYHLAKHRIFRGAKQFVVNRQDALSRPLMGEGQPCWTFGLTKPDFKAFGIREEDGERYLAFEFQNLMPVRELKIRGAHNQSNALAALALGHAVGLPFDAMLSALRAFAGLEHRCQWVRDLDGVAYYNDSKATNVGAALAAIEGLGADIDGKVILIAGGDGKGAEFNDLRDSVAANCRAVILMGRDSDKIGEAIGDAVPLIRANSLVDAVAQCRAAAQPGDVVLLSPACASFDMFKNYEDRGHQFVRAVEDLA, from the coding sequence GTGTCCCTGATCGCTTCTGACCACTTCCGCATTGTTGTCGGCCTCGGCAAGAGCGGCATGTCCCTGGTTCGCTTCCTGGCGAACCGGGGCACGTCGTTTGCCGTGGCGGATACGCGGGAAAATCCACCGGAACTGGCCACGCTCAAGCGTGACTATCCGCACGTGGAAGTGCGTTGTGGCGAGCTGGACGTCGAATTCCTGTGCCGTGCCGACGAGCTTTACGTGAGCCCCGGCCTGGCACTGGCGACCCCGGCCCTGCAAGCCGCTGCGGCCCGTGGCGTGAAACTGTCCGGCGATATCGAGCTGTTCGCGCGTAACGCGCAGGCGCCGATCGTGGCCATCAGCGGTTCCAACGCAAAAAGCACCGTGACCACCCTGGTCGGCGAGATGGCGGCTGCGGCCGGCATACGCGTCGCCGTCGGCGGCAATCTCGGCACCCCGGCGCTGGACCTGCTCAGCGACGACGTCGAGCTGTACGTGATGGAGCTGTCGAGCTTCCAGCTGGAAACCACCGACCAGCTCAACGCTGAAGTGGCCACCGTGCTGAACATCAGCGAAGACCACATGGATCGCTACAGCGGTCTGCCGGCGTACCACTTGGCCAAGCACCGGATCTTCCGTGGTGCGAAGCAGTTCGTGGTCAACCGTCAGGACGCGCTGAGCCGTCCGCTGATGGGCGAGGGCCAGCCATGCTGGACCTTCGGCCTGACCAAACCGGATTTCAAGGCGTTCGGTATTCGTGAAGAAGACGGCGAGAGGTATCTGGCCTTCGAATTCCAGAACCTGATGCCGGTGCGTGAGCTGAAGATTCGCGGCGCACACAACCAGTCCAACGCCCTCGCGGCATTGGCGCTGGGGCATGCCGTGGGCTTGCCGTTCGACGCCATGCTCTCGGCCCTGCGCGCGTTCGCCGGCCTCGAACATCGCTGCCAGTGGGTGCGTGATCTCGATGGCGTCGCTTACTACAACGATTCCAAGGCCACTAACGTTGGCGCCGCGCTGGCGGCCATCGAAGGCCTCGGCGCGGACATCGACGGCAAGGTAATCCTGATCGCCGGCGGTGATGGCAAGGGTGCCGAATTCAACGATCTGCGCGATTCGGTGGCGGCCAACTGCCGCGCCGTGATCCTGATGGGCCGCGACTCCGACAAGATCGGCGAGGCCATCGGCGACGCCGTGCCTTTGATTCGCGCCAATTCGCTGGTCGACGCCGTCGCGCAATGCCGTGCCGCCGCCCAGCCGGGTGATGTGGTGCTGCTGTCGCCGGCCTGCGCCAGTTTCGACATGTTCAAGAATTACGAAGACCGTGGTCACCAGTTCGTCCGCGCCGTGGAGGATCTGGCATGA
- the mraY gene encoding phospho-N-acetylmuramoyl-pentapeptide-transferase produces MLLLLAEYLQQFYKGFAVFQYLTLRGILGVLTALVLSLCYGPWMIRTLQNRQIGQSVRNDGPQSHLSKSGTPTMGGALILSSIGVSTLLWADLSNRYVWTVLLVTLLFGAIGWVDDYRKVIEKNSRGLPSRWKYFWQSVFGLGAAIFLYMTASTPVETTLILPMLKDYSIPLGLGFIVLTYFVIVGSSNAVNLTDGLDGLAIMPTVMVGGGLGIFCYLSGNVKFAEYLLIPYVPGAGELIVFCGALIGAGLGFLWFNTYPAQVFMGDVGALALGAALGTIAVIVRQEIVLFIMGGVFVMETLSVVIQVASFKLTGRRVFRMAPIHHHFELKGWPEPRVIVRFWIITVILVLIGLATLKLR; encoded by the coding sequence ATGCTGCTGCTGCTAGCGGAGTATCTGCAACAGTTCTACAAAGGCTTCGCGGTCTTTCAGTACCTGACCCTGCGCGGGATTCTCGGTGTGCTGACCGCGCTGGTTTTGTCGCTGTGCTATGGCCCGTGGATGATCCGCACTTTGCAGAACCGTCAGATCGGTCAATCCGTGCGTAACGATGGTCCGCAATCGCACCTGTCCAAGTCGGGTACCCCGACCATGGGCGGCGCGCTGATTCTGTCTTCGATCGGTGTCAGCACATTGCTTTGGGCTGACCTGAGCAACCGTTACGTCTGGACTGTTTTGCTGGTGACCCTGTTGTTCGGCGCCATCGGCTGGGTCGACGATTACCGCAAAGTCATCGAGAAGAACTCGCGTGGCCTGCCGAGCCGCTGGAAGTATTTCTGGCAGTCGGTGTTCGGCCTCGGCGCGGCGATCTTCCTTTATATGACGGCTTCCACCCCGGTGGAAACCACGCTGATCCTGCCGATGCTCAAGGACTACAGCATTCCGCTGGGCCTCGGTTTCATCGTGCTGACCTACTTTGTGATCGTCGGTTCGAGTAACGCGGTCAACCTGACTGACGGCCTCGACGGTCTGGCGATCATGCCGACCGTGATGGTTGGCGGTGGTCTGGGCATCTTCTGCTACCTGTCGGGTAACGTGAAATTCGCCGAATACCTGTTGATCCCGTATGTGCCGGGCGCGGGCGAGCTGATCGTGTTCTGCGGTGCGTTGATCGGTGCCGGTCTGGGCTTTCTCTGGTTTAACACCTATCCGGCGCAAGTGTTCATGGGCGACGTCGGTGCACTGGCACTCGGCGCAGCGTTGGGCACCATCGCGGTGATCGTCCGTCAGGAAATCGTCCTGTTCATCATGGGCGGCGTGTTCGTGATGGAAACCCTGTCAGTCGTCATTCAGGTTGCGTCCTTTAAGCTGACCGGTCGCCGTGTGTTCCGCATGGCACCGATCCACCACCATTTTGAACTCAAGGGCTGGCCCGAGCCGCGCGTGATCGTCCGTTTCTGGATCATCACCGTGATTCTCGTGCTGATCGGCCTTGCCACCCTGAAGCTGAGGTAG
- the murF gene encoding UDP-N-acetylmuramoyl-tripeptide--D-alanyl-D-alanine ligase, protein MLKALNLSELTNALNARLIAADASFDGVSIDSRAIQPGQLFIALTGPRFDGHDYLNDVAAKGAVAALVEREVADSTLPQLLVKDTRQALGQLGALNRAAFTQPVAAITGSSGKTTVKEMLASILRTRGPVLATRGNLNNDLGAPLTLLELAPEHTSAVIELGASRLGEIAYTVGLTKPHVAILNNAGTAHVGEFGGPEKIVEAKGEIIDGLAADGVAVLNLDDKAFGIWKTRAGARKVLTFALSNSQADFYASDLSTDARGCPAFNLHTPEGVERVQLNLLGTHNVANSMAAAAAAHALGVSLFGITTGLGAVQPVKGRTVAQLAKNGMRVIDDTYNANPTSMCAAVDILAGFSGRTVLVLGDIGELGDWAEQGHRDVGEYARGKVSALYAVGPNMVHAVNAFGEQAHHFGSQAELIQALDAEQDTNTTILIKGSRSAAMENIVAALCGSSLEKH, encoded by the coding sequence ATGCTTAAGGCCCTGAACCTCAGCGAATTGACCAACGCGCTCAATGCACGTTTGATCGCCGCCGATGCCAGCTTCGACGGCGTCAGCATCGACAGCCGTGCGATCCAGCCTGGGCAACTGTTTATTGCCCTGACCGGGCCGCGTTTCGACGGTCATGACTACTTGAACGACGTCGCCGCCAAAGGCGCGGTGGCTGCGCTGGTCGAGCGTGAAGTCGCCGACAGCACGCTGCCGCAACTGCTGGTCAAAGACACCCGTCAGGCGCTCGGCCAGTTGGGCGCGCTGAACCGTGCGGCCTTCACTCAGCCAGTCGCCGCGATCACCGGTTCCAGCGGCAAGACCACCGTCAAGGAAATGCTCGCGAGCATCCTGCGCACGCGCGGTCCGGTGCTGGCCACCCGTGGCAATCTGAACAACGACCTCGGCGCGCCGCTGACCCTGCTCGAACTGGCCCCGGAGCACACGTCGGCCGTGATCGAACTGGGCGCCTCGCGTCTTGGCGAAATCGCCTACACCGTCGGGCTGACCAAGCCGCACGTGGCGATCCTCAACAATGCCGGCACCGCTCACGTTGGTGAGTTTGGCGGGCCGGAAAAAATCGTCGAAGCCAAAGGCGAAATCATCGATGGGCTGGCGGCTGATGGTGTCGCCGTGCTCAACCTCGATGACAAAGCCTTCGGTATCTGGAAGACCCGTGCGGGCGCTCGCAAAGTGCTGACCTTTGCATTGAGCAATTCGCAGGCGGACTTCTACGCCAGCGACTTGAGCACCGATGCCCGTGGTTGCCCGGCCTTCAATCTGCACACACCTGAAGGTGTCGAGCGCGTTCAACTGAACCTGCTCGGCACCCACAACGTCGCCAACTCCATGGCCGCCGCCGCTGCCGCTCACGCTTTGGGCGTGTCGCTGTTCGGCATCACTACCGGGCTTGGCGCGGTACAACCGGTCAAGGGTCGCACCGTCGCGCAGCTGGCGAAGAACGGCATGCGCGTGATCGATGACACTTACAACGCAAACCCCACCTCTATGTGCGCGGCCGTTGATATACTCGCCGGCTTTTCCGGCCGCACCGTCCTGGTGCTCGGAGATATCGGCGAGTTGGGCGATTGGGCGGAGCAGGGGCACCGCGACGTGGGCGAGTACGCCCGGGGCAAGGTTTCCGCGCTTTATGCCGTTGGACCAAACATGGTTCACGCCGTAAACGCTTTCGGTGAGCAGGCGCATCACTTCGGCAGCCAAGCCGAACTGATTCAGGCCCTCGACGCCGAGCAGGACACAAACACCACCATTTTGATCAAGGGTTCGCGCAGTGCAGCGATGGAAAACATCGTTGCGGCTCTGTGCGGGTCCAGTCTGGAGAAACATTAA
- a CDS encoding UDP-N-acetylmuramoyl-L-alanyl-D-glutamate--2,6-diaminopimelate ligase, whose protein sequence is MSLSLNKIFPHAGHDLLIRELALDSRNVRAGDLFLAVPGGKFDGRAHIADALQRGAAAVAYEVEGATVLPITDVPLIPVKGLAAQLSDIAGRFYGEPSHHLNLIGVTGTNGKTSVTQLVAQALDLLGQHCGIVGTLGSGFYGALESGLHTTPNPIAVQATLGDLKKAGAKAVAMEVSSHGLDQGRVTALAFDVAVMTNLSRDHLDYHGTMQAYAEAKAKLFAWNDLKCRVVNLDDEFGRQLAAEKRESRLITYSLLDSSAYLYCREAQFDDHGVRATLVTPQGEHHLRSTLLGRFNLSNVMAAVGALLGLDYALDEILKVLPKLEGPAGRMQRLGGGTQPLVVVDYAHTPDALEKVLTALRPHVKGQLLCLFGCGGDRDRGKRPLMAEVVERLADQVLVTDDNPRTEDPAVIFDDIRAGFTAVDKVTFVAGRGQAIAQLIAGASADDVIVLAGKGHEDYQEINGERHAFSDLVEADHALTAWEVAHA, encoded by the coding sequence ATGTCATTAAGTCTGAACAAGATATTCCCCCACGCCGGCCACGATCTGTTGATCCGTGAATTGGCGCTGGACAGCCGCAACGTACGCGCGGGCGATTTGTTCCTCGCCGTGCCCGGCGGCAAATTCGATGGCCGTGCGCACATTGCCGATGCCCTGCAACGTGGTGCGGCTGCGGTTGCTTATGAAGTTGAAGGCGCCACCGTGCTGCCGATCACTGACGTGCCGCTGATCCCGGTCAAAGGTCTGGCGGCGCAGTTGTCGGACATCGCCGGACGTTTTTACGGCGAGCCAAGCCATCACCTGAACCTGATCGGCGTGACCGGCACCAACGGCAAGACCAGCGTGACCCAATTGGTTGCGCAGGCGCTGGATTTGCTCGGTCAGCATTGCGGCATTGTCGGTACCCTGGGTTCCGGCTTTTATGGCGCACTGGAAAGCGGTCTGCACACCACGCCAAACCCGATCGCTGTACAAGCGACCTTGGGCGACCTGAAAAAGGCCGGCGCCAAAGCCGTGGCCATGGAAGTGTCGTCCCACGGTCTGGATCAGGGCCGCGTCACTGCGCTGGCGTTTGACGTTGCGGTGATGACCAACCTGTCCCGCGATCACCTGGATTATCACGGCACCATGCAAGCGTACGCCGAGGCCAAGGCCAAGCTGTTCGCCTGGAATGATTTGAAGTGCCGCGTGGTCAATCTCGACGACGAATTCGGCCGGCAACTGGCCGCTGAAAAACGTGAGTCGCGCCTGATCACCTACAGCCTGCTCGACAGCAGCGCCTATCTGTACTGCCGCGAAGCGCAGTTCGATGACCACGGCGTGCGCGCCACGCTGGTCACGCCGCAGGGTGAGCATCATCTGCGCAGCACCTTGCTCGGTCGCTTCAACCTGAGCAACGTAATGGCCGCCGTTGGCGCCTTGCTCGGTCTGGACTACGCGCTCGACGAAATTCTCAAAGTGCTGCCGAAACTTGAAGGCCCGGCCGGGCGCATGCAGCGTCTTGGCGGTGGCACGCAGCCGTTGGTGGTAGTCGATTACGCCCACACCCCGGATGCCCTGGAAAAAGTCCTGACCGCGTTGCGCCCGCACGTCAAAGGTCAGCTGCTGTGCCTGTTCGGCTGCGGCGGTGACCGTGACCGCGGCAAACGTCCGTTGATGGCTGAAGTGGTCGAGCGTCTGGCCGATCAGGTGCTGGTCACCGACGACAACCCGCGTACCGAAGATCCAGCGGTGATTTTCGATGATATCCGCGCCGGTTTTACGGCTGTGGATAAAGTCACCTTCGTCGCCGGCCGTGGCCAGGCGATTGCGCAACTGATTGCCGGTGCTTCGGCTGACGACGTGATTGTCCTGGCCGGTAAAGGTCACGAGGACTATCAGGAAATCAATGGCGAGCGCCACGCTTTCTCCGATCTGGTCGAGGCCGATCACGCCCTGACCGCTTGGGAGGTAGCCCATGCTTAA
- a CDS encoding penicillin-binding protein 2, whose amino-acid sequence MKLEGALFPWRFRLMVALLGVMVAAICWRIIDLQVVDRDFLKGQGDARSLRHIPIPAHRGLITDRNGEPLAVSTPVTTLWANAKEMQTAKEKWPALAAALGQDPKALTERLEAQANKEFIYLVRGLTPEQGQSVLDLKVPGVYGIEEFRRFYPAGEVTAHMVGFTDIDDHGREGVELAYDEWLAGVPGKRQVIKDRRGRLIKDVQVTKNAKAGKPLALSIDLRLQYLANRELRNAIIENGAKAGSLVIMDVKTGEILAMVNQPTYNPNNRRNLQPAMMRNRAMIDVFEPGSTMKAISMSAAIETGRWKPSDTVEVYPGSLQIGKYTIKDVSKTEGPVLDLTGILINSSNVGMSKVAFDIGGETIFRLAQKVGLGQDTGLGFPGERVGNLPNYREWRKAETATLSYGYGISVTAIQLVHAFSALANNGRLAPLTLIKTDKPPQTTQVLPEAVAKTMQGMLTQVIEAPRGVFRAQVPAYHVAGKSGTARKTSVGTKGYAENSYRSLFAGFGPMSDPRYAIVVVIDEPSKAGYFGGLVSAPVFSRVMSGTLRLMNVTPDNLPATQQANATPVVPLKANGGRG is encoded by the coding sequence ATGAAGCTCGAAGGCGCACTGTTCCCATGGCGCTTCCGCCTGATGGTGGCGCTGCTCGGCGTGATGGTCGCGGCGATCTGCTGGCGCATCATCGATTTGCAAGTGGTTGACCGTGACTTCCTCAAAGGTCAGGGCGACGCGCGCAGTCTGCGTCATATTCCGATTCCTGCTCACCGTGGTCTGATCACCGACCGTAACGGTGAGCCTTTGGCCGTGAGTACTCCGGTGACCACGCTGTGGGCCAACGCCAAGGAAATGCAAACGGCCAAAGAGAAGTGGCCGGCACTCGCCGCTGCGCTGGGCCAGGACCCGAAAGCCCTGACCGAGCGCCTTGAGGCGCAAGCCAACAAAGAATTCATTTACCTGGTGCGCGGGCTGACCCCCGAGCAAGGCCAGTCTGTGCTCGACCTGAAAGTGCCGGGCGTCTACGGCATCGAAGAATTCCGCCGGTTCTATCCGGCCGGTGAAGTCACCGCGCACATGGTCGGGTTTACCGACATTGATGACCACGGTCGCGAAGGTGTCGAACTGGCTTATGACGAATGGCTCGCCGGGGTACCGGGCAAACGACAGGTCATCAAGGATCGGCGCGGACGGCTGATCAAGGATGTCCAGGTCACCAAAAACGCCAAGGCCGGCAAGCCCTTGGCGTTGTCGATTGACCTGCGTCTGCAGTATTTGGCCAACCGCGAGCTGCGTAACGCGATCATCGAGAACGGCGCCAAGGCCGGCAGCCTGGTGATCATGGACGTCAAGACCGGCGAAATTCTCGCCATGGTCAACCAGCCGACCTACAACCCGAACAACCGTCGCAACCTGCAACCGGCGATGATGCGTAACCGCGCGATGATCGACGTGTTCGAACCGGGTTCGACCATGAAAGCCATCTCGATGAGCGCCGCGATCGAAACCGGCCGCTGGAAACCGAGCGACACCGTCGAGGTGTATCCGGGTTCCCTGCAGATCGGCAAGTACACGATCAAGGACGTTTCCAAGACCGAAGGCCCGGTGCTCGACCTGACCGGCATTCTGATCAATTCCAGTAACGTCGGCATGAGTAAAGTCGCCTTCGATATCGGCGGCGAAACGATTTTCCGCCTCGCGCAGAAAGTCGGCCTCGGCCAGGACACAGGCCTGGGCTTCCCGGGCGAACGTGTCGGCAACCTGCCGAACTACCGCGAGTGGCGCAAGGCTGAAACCGCGACCCTGTCTTACGGCTACGGTATTTCCGTGACTGCGATCCAGTTGGTCCATGCGTTCTCGGCATTGGCCAACAATGGTCGCCTCGCACCACTGACCTTGATCAAAACCGACAAACCACCGCAGACCACGCAAGTGCTGCCGGAAGCGGTCGCAAAAACCATGCAAGGCATGCTGACTCAGGTGATCGAAGCCCCACGCGGCGTGTTCCGCGCACAGGTGCCGGCGTATCACGTGGCGGGCAAGTCGGGTACTGCACGTAAAACGTCGGTCGGCACCAAGGGCTACGCGGAAAACTCCTACCGCTCGCTGTTCGCCGGCTTCGGCCCGATGAGCGATCCGCGTTACGCCATCGTGGTCGTGATCGACGAACCGTCCAAGGCCGGCTACTTCGGTGGTCTGGTATCGGCGCCAGTGTTCAGCCGTGTGATGTCCGGCACCCTGCGCCTGATGAACGTTACGCCGGACAACCTGCCGGCGACGCAGCAAGCCAACGCCACCCCGGTCGTTCCGCTGAAAGCCAATGGAGGGCGCGGCTGA
- the ftsL gene encoding cell division protein FtsL, with product MSKLFAKPLPGGSFLMLLLFIGVLVSAIAVSYSAHWNRQLLNTLYNELSVRDKAQAEWGRLILEQSTWTAHSRIEVLATEQLKMHIPGAADVKMVAP from the coding sequence GTGAGCAAGCTTTTCGCCAAGCCACTGCCCGGCGGCAGCTTTCTGATGCTGCTGCTGTTCATCGGCGTGCTCGTGTCGGCCATCGCCGTATCGTACAGCGCGCACTGGAACCGGCAGTTGCTCAACACCCTTTACAACGAACTCAGCGTGCGCGACAAGGCGCAGGCCGAGTGGGGCCGGCTGATTCTTGAACAGAGCACCTGGACCGCGCACAGCCGGATCGAAGTGCTGGCCACCGAACAATTGAAAATGCACATTCCCGGCGCGGCTGACGTGAAGATGGTGGCGCCATGA
- the rsmH gene encoding 16S rRNA (cytosine(1402)-N(4))-methyltransferase RsmH — protein sequence MDSGFNHITVLLDEAVEALAVRPDGCYLDGTFGRGGHSRLILSQLGTDGRLIGFDKDPQAIATGQTLAAEDGRFVVVQRSFAELGSVVAEQGLSGKVSGILLDLGVSSPQLDDAERGFSFLNDGPLDMRMDPSRGISAAEFVNTAPAEEIARVFKEYGEERFSGRMARAVAERRDIKPFERTADLAEVLKVANPAWEKGKNPATRAFQGLRIHVNNELGDLEAGLEAALDALEIGGRLVVISFHSLEDRIVKLFMRKLVKGEADNLPRNLPVRHVAFEPKIKVHGKAQTASDAELKANPRSRSAVMRVAEKLR from the coding sequence ATTGATAGCGGCTTTAACCACATCACCGTACTGCTTGACGAAGCCGTCGAGGCTCTCGCCGTACGTCCTGATGGCTGCTATCTGGACGGTACGTTCGGGCGCGGCGGCCACAGCCGGTTGATCCTCAGCCAGCTCGGCACGGACGGTCGGCTCATCGGATTCGACAAAGATCCTCAAGCGATTGCCACCGGGCAAACGCTAGCGGCCGAAGACGGCCGCTTTGTCGTTGTGCAGCGCAGCTTTGCCGAACTCGGTTCGGTGGTTGCCGAGCAGGGTCTGAGCGGCAAGGTCAGCGGCATTCTGCTCGACCTGGGCGTGTCTTCGCCGCAGCTCGACGACGCTGAACGCGGCTTCAGTTTCCTCAACGACGGTCCGCTGGACATGCGCATGGACCCGTCTCGTGGCATCAGCGCTGCCGAATTCGTCAACACCGCGCCGGCTGAAGAAATCGCCCGGGTGTTCAAGGAATACGGCGAAGAACGATTCTCCGGTCGCATGGCCCGCGCCGTCGCCGAACGCCGCGATATCAAGCCGTTCGAGCGCACTGCCGATCTGGCTGAAGTGTTGAAAGTCGCCAACCCGGCGTGGGAAAAGGGCAAGAACCCGGCCACTCGTGCATTTCAGGGTTTGCGCATTCACGTCAACAACGAACTGGGTGATCTGGAAGCCGGCCTCGAAGCCGCGCTGGACGCCCTGGAAATCGGCGGCCGTCTGGTCGTGATCAGCTTCCACTCGCTGGAAGACCGCATCGTCAAACTGTTCATGCGCAAGCTGGTGAAAGGCGAAGCCGACAACCTGCCGCGCAACCTGCCGGTTCGCCACGTGGCGTTCGAACCGAAAATCAAAGTCCATGGCAAAGCGCAGACGGCCTCCGACGCCGAACTCAAAGCCAACCCACGTTCCCGTAGCGCCGTCATGCGCGTCGCGGAGAAGCTGCGGTGA
- the mraZ gene encoding division/cell wall cluster transcriptional repressor MraZ, translating into MFRGANAISLDAKGRLAMPSRYRDELDSRSSGQLIVTIDAVDPCLCVYPLDEWEIIETKLRALPSLREENRRLQRLLIGNAVDLELDGSGRFLVPPRLREYAKLDKKAMLVGQLNKFQLWDEDAWNAVSAADLAAIQQPGAMPDELRDLIL; encoded by the coding sequence GTGTTTCGCGGAGCTAACGCTATCAGTCTCGACGCAAAGGGCCGTCTCGCTATGCCGAGCCGGTACCGTGACGAGCTCGATTCGCGCAGTTCCGGCCAATTGATCGTGACCATTGATGCCGTTGATCCGTGTCTGTGTGTCTATCCGCTCGACGAGTGGGAAATTATTGAAACCAAGTTGCGCGCCCTCCCTTCGCTTCGCGAAGAGAACCGTCGCTTGCAGCGTTTATTGATCGGCAACGCCGTCGACCTCGAGCTCGATGGCAGTGGTCGTTTTCTGGTCCCGCCGCGTCTGCGCGAATACGCAAAGCTTGATAAGAAAGCGATGCTGGTAGGCCAACTGAACAAGTTCCAATTGTGGGACGAGGATGCATGGAACGCGGTATCTGCCGCTGACCTTGCTGCCATTCAACAACCGGGCGCGATGCCTGATGAACTGCGTGATTTGATCCTGTGA
- the rsmI gene encoding 16S rRNA (cytidine(1402)-2'-O)-methyltransferase, translated as MPAFTEHEVCALTAPGPLNSAAGSLYVVATPIGNLDDISARALKILREVALIAAEDTRHSARLMQHFGIGTPLAACHEHNERDEGSRFITRLLAGDNVALISDAGTPLISDPGYHLVRQARAAGINVVPVPGACALIAALSAAGLPSDRFIFEGFLPAKSVGRKARLEAVKEEPRTLIFYEAPHRILECLQDMEAVFGGERQALLAREITKTFETLKGLPLAELRAFVESDSNQQRGECVVLVAGWTAPESEDAVSSEAMRILDLLLEEMPLKRAAALAAQITGERKNVLYQVALDKQKDV; from the coding sequence ATGCCCGCTTTTACCGAACACGAGGTGTGCGCTTTGACTGCTCCAGGTCCTTTGAATTCCGCTGCTGGCTCGCTTTATGTGGTGGCGACGCCCATCGGCAACCTGGACGACATCAGCGCCCGGGCCCTGAAAATCCTTCGCGAAGTGGCGCTGATCGCTGCCGAAGACACGCGTCACTCGGCGCGTCTGATGCAACACTTCGGGATTGGCACGCCGCTGGCCGCGTGTCACGAACACAACGAAAGAGATGAAGGTAGTCGCTTTATTACTCGTTTGCTGGCCGGTGATAACGTGGCGCTGATTTCCGATGCGGGGACGCCGCTGATTTCCGATCCGGGTTATCACCTGGTGCGTCAGGCGCGTGCGGCCGGGATCAATGTGGTGCCGGTGCCGGGGGCCTGTGCGCTTATCGCAGCGCTGTCGGCTGCGGGGCTGCCATCCGATCGCTTTATCTTTGAAGGTTTTCTGCCGGCCAAGTCGGTCGGGCGCAAGGCGCGCCTGGAAGCCGTAAAAGAAGAGCCGCGCACGCTGATCTTTTACGAGGCCCCGCACCGCATCCTTGAATGCCTGCAGGATATGGAAGCAGTGTTTGGCGGTGAGCGTCAGGCATTGCTCGCCCGTGAAATCACCAAAACCTTTGAAACACTCAAGGGCCTGCCATTGGCCGAGCTGCGCGCGTTCGTCGAGTCCGACAGCAATCAGCAGCGCGGCGAATGCGTAGTGCTGGTCGCCGGCTGGACCGCGCCGGAGTCTGAAGACGCGGTCAGCAGCGAGGCGATGCGTATCCTTGATCTGTTGCTCGAAGAAATGCCGCTCAAGCGCGCAGCCGCCTTGGCAGCGCAGATCACCGGCGAGCGTAAAAACGTGCTGTATCAGGTCGCGCTCGACAAACAAAAAGACGTGTAA